The Arcanobacterium pinnipediorum genome includes a region encoding these proteins:
- a CDS encoding TetR/AcrR family transcriptional regulator: protein MARRGHSIRRETIAKLAVTPLSARRKRTREKLLQAGSILFIKKGILGTSVGDICEEAGFSRGAFYSNFADMDHFIHHLAADQWSRILTTTMEAFTQADVPSSDGSSDDKTLTNTKLLASKILSALPISRDFYLLLAEFSTYLVRTPGKDNPLHEGAEEFKTQLADVIETKLADIGRRSLISASDTVNMILALADRSMNLALTLHDEDLSAYLVRTLPTVLVRLTVAI, encoded by the coding sequence ATGGCACGCCGAGGTCATTCAATTCGTCGTGAGACGATCGCAAAACTTGCAGTGACACCACTGTCAGCACGCCGGAAGCGCACCCGCGAAAAACTTTTGCAGGCTGGCTCGATTCTCTTTATTAAAAAAGGAATCCTGGGAACATCTGTGGGAGATATTTGCGAAGAGGCAGGATTTTCTCGCGGCGCATTTTATTCTAACTTTGCCGATATGGACCACTTCATTCACCATCTTGCCGCCGATCAATGGAGTCGAATTCTGACAACCACGATGGAGGCATTCACCCAAGCCGATGTACCATCCAGTGACGGATCTTCCGACGATAAAACGCTAACAAACACTAAATTATTAGCCTCGAAAATTCTCTCTGCACTGCCCATCTCACGAGACTTCTACCTATTGCTTGCCGAATTTTCCACCTATCTCGTACGCACGCCAGGAAAAGACAATCCGCTACATGAAGGCGCAGAAGAATTCAAAACACAACTTGCTGACGTCATCGAAACTAAACTAGCCGATATCGGCCGGCGCAGCCTCATTTCCGCAAGCGACACCGTCAATATGATCCTCGCCCTAGCTGACAGATCCATGAATCTGGCCCTAACTCTCCACGACGAAGACCTAAGCGCCTATTTGGTACGCACACTCCCAACAGTGCTCGTACGCCTGACCGTAGCAATCTGA
- a CDS encoding CAMP factor family pore-forming toxin (The term CAMP (Christie, Atkins, Munch-Petersen) factor is used for toxins encoded in group A and B Streptococcus, but expressed well enough to give a positive CAMP test only in GBS. Related toxins are found in Propionibacterium acnes and other bacterial species.), with translation MKKTIIALALSTTLIVPSLATPTAQAATAPSPISSSVFVMTESDSSQTEEIKEEAKAKAEDVKESIEQVAQGIDAVRPEIKWTKEFNQLFKTLRELQGELLAIATGNLTAFDAQTILSRAELATNIGLTIDTATTKLTNKVQAAHVEIGFAVTRAVIRLTNLTASEAQLQESIKDLQEVVARVSNYPDIADDDIATIYVKRDLTKKIWKTRWDRDTNILGKKTFATYHELNKHITKAVGVELRAKSTVKEVRDAIADLDAAYQAALAGE, from the coding sequence ATGAAGAAAACAATTATCGCGTTAGCACTATCAACAACCCTTATCGTGCCTAGCCTTGCAACGCCAACGGCTCAGGCTGCTACTGCTCCTTCTCCAATCTCAAGTAGTGTTTTTGTTATGACTGAGTCGGACTCCAGTCAAACAGAAGAAATTAAAGAAGAGGCGAAGGCCAAAGCTGAGGACGTCAAAGAAAGTATTGAGCAGGTTGCTCAAGGTATCGATGCCGTCCGCCCAGAAATCAAGTGGACCAAAGAGTTCAACCAGCTATTCAAGACGCTTCGAGAACTGCAAGGAGAATTACTCGCTATAGCCACGGGTAATCTCACCGCATTCGATGCTCAAACAATCTTGTCTCGCGCTGAACTGGCAACCAATATTGGTTTAACTATTGATACCGCAACAACAAAGCTGACCAACAAGGTTCAAGCGGCCCACGTTGAAATCGGTTTTGCTGTTACCCGCGCGGTTATTCGTTTGACAAACCTGACGGCAAGCGAAGCACAGCTCCAAGAGTCGATCAAAGATCTTCAAGAGGTTGTGGCTCGTGTTTCGAACTACCCAGATATTGCCGACGATGACATCGCAACAATCTACGTCAAGCGCGATCTAACCAAGAAAATCTGGAAGACTCGCTGGGATCGTGACACAAACATCTTAGGAAAGAAGACTTTTGCTACCTACCATGAGCTCAACAAGCACATCACTAAGGCAGTAGGTGTAGAGCTACGCGCAAAGTCGACCGTCAAGGAAGTTCGTGACGCAATCGCTGACCTCGATGCAGCATACCAAGCTGCGTTAGCTGGCGAGTAA
- a CDS encoding YhgE/Pip domain-containing protein, whose protein sequence is MMTRLKGPRLGTAIVIIAVALIPLLYAGLLTMTYQNPTNRLSDMTAAIVNEDQEYTGTLVTGKEETFSLGEELTDALVNPEEGQDVGFTWKEMTSHEAQQGLNDESIRAILYIPSDFSRNVAKIGTDIGSSATQELRLVTDDGVNYLSGTMAKTVAETMTNRINERGANKITDRLLVSIEKVRTGLADAADGSTQLSNATTKLDDGVTKLSDGIGKLSDGSTQLSQGSGRLVVGVNDLLNGSVTLRNGLVELDGGASRAADGSRKLAVGLTDLNSAMTRAENGSGELEQGANQLAAGLSQLSDKTGQLGGAITQLANGTQALLPGVQAYTEGVDKVSAGSAQLRQSATALPDALEKMRAGVGQPGDFDPGNPASAQSSLTAGSEALSAGLEKLNAGVSAGTPQAPSLQDGATQIAGITDLLATTLADVDLSKVPQLVTGTKQLSASLDQYTRSVDQLAAQCQPADSQVCQGLAQLSTSSPQLRSSAQNIEDVTFTLGTKAKALEPLTVIMNQLAQGAQALKAGVDQVADGSGALVEGSKALTANLGNLSSSVGELQAKVGASTSSQDGTLMGGITDINAGLAQLSEKSAQLRSGTQQLADGISQLNGKVPELSSGVVRLDEGAGQVSQGATTLHSGLSQLLTGSTTAASSSNELAAGLGELKDGVDRASNGSQTLAGGLSSAREGVGVLNSGAQELNNGLNTANSKMGELTQGTQQLHQGADKLRAGLVEGEAKIPQLTNAEQNNVSDTAAKVAEVVPVRQHAVANNGAGFTPMFMSLALWIGTIALFLVLPALDREERARGRWIQAVTKPAVTATILAIVQAVIMMVVVNAMGELHAANIVGLSALAVLTSICFMAINQACVAAFAFRGRFLSIVLLSLQITSMGATFPIETAPRFFQWIHWFLPMSDTQLAFRSLIAGGGVDGIIAKTVMVLVIWTLVSVAVSFFASKVRTQKNMSIVHDEALAPTAG, encoded by the coding sequence ATGATGACTCGGCTAAAAGGTCCACGATTAGGGACCGCAATTGTTATCATCGCAGTTGCGTTAATTCCACTGCTATATGCAGGGCTACTAACAATGACCTACCAAAACCCAACGAACCGGCTCAGCGACATGACTGCCGCGATCGTCAACGAAGATCAGGAATACACCGGCACGTTGGTAACAGGCAAGGAAGAAACATTTTCCTTAGGCGAAGAACTCACCGATGCACTCGTCAACCCTGAAGAAGGCCAAGACGTAGGTTTCACGTGGAAAGAAATGACAAGCCACGAAGCACAACAAGGCCTCAACGATGAATCGATTCGCGCTATCCTCTACATTCCGAGTGATTTTTCGCGTAACGTCGCCAAAATCGGTACCGACATCGGCTCCTCGGCAACTCAAGAACTGCGACTCGTTACCGACGACGGCGTCAACTATCTATCCGGAACCATGGCTAAAACCGTCGCAGAGACGATGACGAATCGGATCAACGAACGCGGCGCAAATAAAATCACCGACAGACTCCTCGTCTCGATTGAAAAAGTCCGCACCGGTTTAGCTGACGCTGCAGATGGATCTACTCAACTTTCGAATGCCACAACTAAACTTGACGACGGGGTTACTAAGCTCTCCGACGGTATCGGCAAACTCTCCGATGGTAGCACGCAACTTTCCCAAGGAAGTGGACGCCTCGTCGTCGGCGTTAATGATCTGCTCAATGGTTCGGTAACGTTACGAAACGGACTCGTCGAACTCGATGGCGGAGCCTCCCGGGCCGCAGACGGATCACGAAAACTAGCTGTTGGTCTAACCGATCTTAATAGCGCAATGACACGCGCGGAAAACGGCTCGGGCGAACTCGAACAAGGAGCTAATCAGCTTGCAGCAGGACTGAGCCAACTCTCTGACAAAACCGGGCAACTAGGTGGCGCAATCACACAACTTGCCAACGGCACACAAGCGCTACTACCTGGAGTGCAAGCCTATACCGAAGGCGTCGATAAAGTTAGTGCGGGCAGTGCGCAGCTACGCCAATCGGCAACCGCGCTGCCAGATGCGCTGGAAAAAATGCGTGCCGGTGTAGGGCAACCCGGTGATTTCGACCCAGGCAACCCAGCCTCAGCACAAAGTAGCCTAACAGCTGGATCCGAAGCACTTAGTGCCGGGCTTGAAAAACTCAATGCGGGGGTGAGTGCCGGTACGCCACAAGCACCATCACTCCAAGACGGTGCAACCCAGATTGCAGGTATAACTGATCTTTTAGCAACCACGTTGGCCGACGTCGATCTGAGTAAAGTGCCGCAGTTAGTAACTGGCACCAAGCAGCTCTCGGCTTCGCTAGATCAATACACCCGCAGTGTTGACCAACTCGCAGCCCAATGCCAGCCGGCAGATTCCCAAGTATGCCAAGGGTTAGCACAACTATCAACATCCTCACCACAACTGCGCAGCAGTGCGCAAAACATCGAGGATGTAACGTTTACGTTGGGAACAAAAGCCAAGGCGTTAGAACCGCTCACCGTCATCATGAACCAGCTCGCCCAAGGCGCACAGGCACTTAAAGCTGGCGTAGACCAGGTAGCTGATGGCTCAGGCGCGCTCGTCGAAGGATCCAAGGCGCTCACAGCCAACCTCGGAAATTTGAGTTCGAGTGTAGGCGAGCTGCAAGCTAAGGTTGGTGCTTCGACGTCGAGTCAAGATGGCACACTTATGGGTGGAATAACCGATATTAACGCCGGTTTAGCACAACTTAGTGAAAAGTCAGCACAATTACGCAGCGGCACGCAGCAGTTAGCTGACGGAATCAGCCAGCTAAACGGCAAAGTCCCAGAACTTTCCAGCGGTGTTGTGCGCCTAGATGAGGGAGCAGGCCAGGTATCTCAGGGCGCTACCACACTTCATTCTGGTCTTTCCCAACTTTTAACTGGATCGACGACGGCGGCTAGTTCATCGAACGAGCTTGCAGCCGGTTTGGGTGAGTTGAAAGATGGTGTGGATCGGGCCTCGAATGGTTCGCAGACCTTGGCTGGTGGGCTTTCTAGCGCTCGCGAAGGTGTAGGAGTGTTGAATTCTGGTGCCCAGGAGCTCAACAACGGACTAAATACTGCCAATAGTAAAATGGGTGAATTGACTCAAGGTACCCAGCAACTTCATCAAGGTGCAGATAAGCTACGTGCAGGTTTGGTTGAAGGTGAAGCTAAGATTCCGCAACTGACGAATGCAGAGCAGAATAATGTTTCCGATACTGCAGCTAAGGTTGCCGAAGTTGTTCCAGTTCGCCAACACGCAGTTGCCAATAATGGTGCTGGTTTTACGCCGATGTTTATGTCCTTGGCATTGTGGATTGGTACTATTGCGCTCTTCTTGGTTTTGCCGGCGCTCGATCGGGAGGAACGCGCTCGCGGCCGCTGGATCCAGGCGGTGACTAAGCCGGCGGTAACAGCTACTATCTTGGCGATTGTGCAAGCAGTGATCATGATGGTTGTGGTTAATGCGATGGGTGAGTTGCATGCGGCAAATATTGTTGGTTTGAGTGCGTTGGCAGTGCTGACCAGTATTTGTTTCATGGCAATCAACCAAGCCTGTGTTGCGGCATTCGCCTTCCGCGGCCGGTTCTTGTCAATTGTTTTACTCAGTTTGCAGATCACCTCAATGGGTGCGACATTCCCGATTGAAACTGCGCCGCGCTTCTTCCAATGGATTCATTGGTTCTTGCCAATGAGCGATACTCAGTTAGCGTTCCGATCACTGATTGCTGGTGGCGGTGTTGACGGTATCATCGCCAAGACCGTGATGGTGTTGGTTATCTGGACGCTAGTTTCGGTAGCAGTGAGCTTCTTTGCTTCAAAGGTTCGTACCCAGAAGAATATGTCGATCGTCCATGATGAGGCACTGGCGCCAACCGCTGGTTGA
- a CDS encoding GNAT family N-acetyltransferase has product MLDIYFETLTALTDDQLREDILALWQHNSELGASVGAQPGAPRSRYEELLAGHEESMAANRGWLYVMREKQTDKLLGFAWWIIGIPEGNPNHIATIKRFQVDPNYQGQGLGRKFMDYIHSGEVLDQLGEQVDFLHLQFRAGRGLGKFYASYGYEVNVRWDLIRRNDDGEYDGWLEMMRRRDGGPLPGLRL; this is encoded by the coding sequence GTGCTGGATATATATTTTGAAACTTTAACTGCCCTGACCGACGATCAACTTCGAGAAGACATCCTCGCATTGTGGCAACACAATAGTGAGTTGGGAGCATCTGTGGGTGCTCAGCCAGGGGCGCCACGTAGTCGATATGAAGAGCTCCTTGCCGGGCATGAAGAATCGATGGCCGCTAATCGTGGTTGGCTCTATGTGATGCGGGAAAAGCAAACCGATAAGTTACTGGGTTTCGCGTGGTGGATTATTGGCATACCCGAAGGCAATCCGAACCATATCGCTACTATCAAGCGTTTTCAGGTTGATCCCAATTATCAAGGGCAAGGGTTGGGCCGGAAGTTTATGGACTATATCCATTCGGGTGAGGTTCTTGACCAGTTGGGTGAGCAGGTTGATTTCTTGCATCTTCAATTCCGGGCCGGTCGCGGTTTGGGGAAGTTTTATGCCAGTTACGGCTACGAAGTTAATGTTCGCTGGGATCTGATTCGGCGAAACGACGACGGAGAGTATGACGGTTGGCTTGAAATGATGCGTCGCCGAGATGGCGGGCCGTTACCAGGGTTGCGGTTGTAG
- a CDS encoding L-lactate permease — protein MHIGTFVPSTQAIANSTVLSAIVGILPLVAFFIMLGVFKMKTHWCALGSLLIALVIAILGFQMPTMMAMNSVLFGIAFGIMPILYIVISAVWLYNLTVDSGRDHDVRAVFSAVGKGDMRIQALLLGFSFCGLLEGLAGFGAPVAIVAAMLVSLGISPIKAALVTMVGNAINVGFGAMAIPITTAGKIGGVTGGAVANTASSITPWIIVLVPFLLLFILDGIRGVRQLWYIGLLQGLVTALGHFVAAHFVSYELTAVFASLLGFAVVAGGLVVLNPTTPQEWRSEVSDEEVPSAKRITLALMPYWLVVIIFSIAKLWTLGINVPQTLAKTTIAVQWPGLYGSLLTSTGEPSSAAILSIQTLASPGTMIVLTALIVSAAYAVASTPRFKFSFTRGIAVLFHTIYTLRWSLATIALVMALAYVMNFSGQTAAIGAALAGTGAAFAFLSPILGWIGTAVTGSATSANALFASLQSTAAAGANLDPHILLAANSIGGGIGKIVSPQNLAIAATAIAKPGSEAEILRKAAPFSGGLLLVLCLLTFLATQGVIPIVQ, from the coding sequence ATGCATATTGGCACATTCGTGCCCTCAACTCAAGCGATAGCTAACTCAACCGTCCTATCTGCGATAGTAGGCATTTTGCCACTTGTCGCATTCTTCATCATGCTAGGTGTGTTTAAGATGAAAACACACTGGTGTGCCCTCGGATCCCTCCTAATCGCCTTGGTTATAGCGATACTGGGTTTCCAGATGCCAACGATGATGGCGATGAACTCAGTTCTCTTCGGCATCGCATTTGGCATTATGCCCATTCTCTACATCGTCATCTCTGCAGTATGGCTCTACAACCTCACCGTCGATTCCGGCCGCGATCATGATGTTCGTGCAGTTTTCTCCGCTGTTGGTAAAGGCGATATGCGAATCCAAGCACTCCTACTCGGTTTTTCCTTTTGTGGCTTACTTGAAGGCCTCGCCGGTTTCGGAGCGCCCGTAGCTATCGTAGCGGCGATGCTTGTTTCCCTAGGCATTAGCCCAATCAAGGCAGCCCTCGTAACCATGGTGGGCAATGCGATTAACGTCGGCTTTGGCGCAATGGCAATCCCGATCACCACTGCCGGGAAAATCGGTGGCGTCACCGGAGGCGCAGTAGCAAATACCGCATCCTCAATCACCCCATGGATCATCGTTTTAGTTCCATTCCTCCTCCTGTTTATTCTTGACGGAATCCGCGGCGTACGCCAACTGTGGTATATCGGACTGCTACAAGGACTAGTCACCGCTCTAGGTCACTTCGTCGCCGCCCACTTCGTCTCCTACGAACTAACCGCAGTCTTCGCCTCGCTTTTGGGTTTCGCCGTCGTCGCCGGTGGACTAGTCGTTCTCAACCCAACCACCCCACAAGAATGGCGCTCCGAAGTCAGTGACGAAGAAGTGCCAAGCGCTAAACGAATCACACTCGCACTGATGCCCTATTGGCTCGTCGTCATCATCTTCTCCATCGCCAAGCTGTGGACTTTGGGAATCAACGTTCCCCAAACTCTTGCCAAAACAACGATCGCCGTGCAATGGCCGGGTCTATACGGTTCCCTACTAACAAGCACCGGCGAACCATCATCAGCAGCAATTCTGAGCATCCAAACCCTGGCAAGCCCTGGAACCATGATCGTTTTGACTGCACTGATCGTCTCTGCCGCCTACGCGGTAGCATCAACGCCTCGTTTTAAGTTCTCATTTACGCGTGGCATCGCAGTTTTATTCCACACGATCTACACACTGCGCTGGTCACTGGCCACGATCGCCCTAGTTATGGCCCTGGCATACGTCATGAACTTCTCCGGGCAAACCGCAGCAATCGGCGCCGCACTGGCTGGAACCGGAGCCGCCTTCGCATTCCTCTCTCCAATTCTGGGATGGATCGGAACAGCAGTAACCGGTTCTGCAACCTCAGCCAATGCACTATTTGCCTCCCTACAGTCCACTGCTGCTGCTGGAGCAAACCTCGATCCACATATCCTTCTTGCCGCCAACAGTATTGGTGGTGGAATCGGCAAGATCGTCTCCCCGCAAAACCTCGCGATTGCAGCCACCGCGATCGCCAAGCCTGGATCCGAAGCAGAAATTCTACGCAAGGCAGCCCCATTCTCTGGTGGCCTGCTACTGGTCTTGTGCCTATTGACGTTCCTTGCAACCCAAGGCGTCATACCAATTGTTCAATGA